The genomic window GTTAAATTCGAAATAATACATGATCCTGGATTAGGTTCAAGTTAAATATGTGTTAAGTAAAAGAAGAATCTTGTTAACGTGAACCGTAGATTTTCATCCAATTACTAACTCCGCTTGTTTTCTCGAATTCTTCTCATTTATTCCAGAGAAACTAGATTCATCGaaaatttataagaaaaagtgcTTCGTAGCATAATATTCagggaattatttaaaattcattATTCGTAATGGATGAAATAAAAGAAATCAGATGATAAGTTTAattgaaaatcaaatttttcagAACGGAGATAGAGGATGGGAGGTTCATCATGTTACTGTTACCAGAGTTCCCGGTTATGGATTCGGTATTGCTGTTTCTGGTGGCCGGGATAATCCCATTTCACTAATGGCGATCCTGCTATTGCGATTTCTGATGTCCTGAAGGCTGGGCAGCGAAGGAAAATTACAGTAAAGACATTTATGAAAATCATCTTACATATAAAATCAACTAGACATATTGTTAAAACAAAtactttttttaatttctagattatctaattaattattattttttttaatctgTTAAATACTAACACGTAAATTTACATAACAAAATTTATGTTTTTGTATTTCTCCAGAGTAAATGATCGCATCATATAGCTAATGGAATATCGTTGGAAGGTGCCGATTATGGGGCAGCAATCCGCGTTCTTAGGATTCTGGATCAACAGTTCTATTAGTTGTTAAGCGAAGAGCTTCGTCAAATACTTCAGGAAGTGTAGGAAACTCTACTCTTCAAAGTCATCGGTTAACTCTAACAAGAAATAACAAAAAGATGGTAAatcaaatatttcttatttatattttctaactGCAcgcatgaataaaaatttgtaatatttttaaatattgaaaattttattaaaatcgaacaaaaataaattcaatcgttttatcgaattcaatcaatcgtgTCAATATCGAAATTTCATTAAAGTCTCTCCCTTCTTTAGATTTCGGAATTGTTCTCGGTTGTCGTCTCTATGTGAAAGAAGTAACTCGAGAAAACACTGGTGTAAAACCGGGAGATGTTTTAACACGAATTGGTAGTGTGGCTACTGATAATATGAGTTTAAAAGAAGCTAAGAAATTGATGGATCAATGTAAAGATAGATTATCGATCGTGGTAACTCGAGACAATTCTTGCTGTCACGTTCAACAGCAAGCAAAAAGTGAAACTGGAGAATACCTTTCTGGACGACGAGTTATAGTAGTCAGAACTTATATGTTCCACCCCAACAAGACAGCCGATAGAGGACAAGAGTAACCTTGTTCCTAGAGGTCGTGCCAGAGGGCCATTGATGGATGTATCTCTTAGTCAGTTAGATCTTCCTGCAACCCTACTGTAGATCCTCCAAGACCGCCACCTCCTAGACCAGAAGGTACGATTTCTATGAAAATGCGTGTGCATGCACGTGTGTGTTatatattttccaaaaatgcAAGGTCATAATAGAAGACGTTATAAAGTCTtaacgaaattgaaaaaaatcatactagtattctttattttaaaatacttcaattttcatttatatttaaatcgaaatataatttaaacattaaaatatattttacattattcTTTAGATTATTATAGCACAAGAAGGCAATTGTACGATGAAGATTTATCTAGAAATAAAGTTCCAATGTACGTTATATCATCTAATTATTTTTACTATCAATAATTACACGAAGCTTATTAAGCAATTAATGTTAATTCATTTTTAGGCCTGATCCgcgatttattacttttcaaaaaGAAGGATCAGTGGGCGTTCGCCTAAGCGGGGGTAACGAAACTGGTGTTTTCGTAACAGCTGTTCAAGCGGGAAGCCAGCATCCCTCCAGGGTTTGCAACCCGGGATAATCttgatttctcttcaaaataaacacaatttattgtacagagatatatttaattttaaaatatgcaaTGGAAAATTATAGATAAATGATATGGATATGAAAGGAGTAACAAGAGAAGAAGCGGTTCTTTTCTTGCTTAGTCTACAAGAACAAATTGATTTGATTGTCCAACATCGACGGCAGGAATACGATCAAGTAGTAGCATCTGGAAAGGGCGATTCTTTTCACATAAAGTAAATGTTACTTCAAATTTAAgtaaactaataataataatgtaaattgcTACATATTTAATCATATACTATTACAGAACTCATTTCCATTACGAACAACCGCAAAAAGGTGAAATGAGCTTCCGCAGTGGGGACGTATTTCATGTTGTAGATACACTGCACAACGGTGTCGTCGGTTCGTGGCAAGTATTCCGTATTGGTAGGAATAATCAGGAAGTACAAAAAGGAATTATTCCAAATAAAGCTCGAGCTGAAGAACTAGCGACCGCGCAATTTAATGCAACAAAGAAGGAAATGAGTGCCAGTGAAAGCAGGGGTAGTTTCTTTAGGAGGAGGAGAAGTAGTCATAGACGTTCTAAATCTCTTGGCAGAgtaagtttctttttatatcttTAAATACATCATTTATTTGACTATCATAACaatacttttttttcttctttttttttattttgtgttatttATGATTTTTAGGACCATTGGGATGATGTAGTATTTTCTGACAGTGTTAGTAAATTTCCAGCCTATGAAAGAGTAATTTTAAGGCATCCAGGATTTGTGAGACCTGTAGTATTATTTGGTCCTGTTGCAGACCTGGctagagaaaaattattgaaagactTTCCTGATAAATTCACGTCTCCGCGTAAGTAAGAAAACTCTAATCGTGTTAGCGTTAAgttgaacaaaaatttgttaattatttatttctatatagaaATGGAAAATCAATTAGATGATAATGTTGGAAAGAATACGAAGTCATCGGGCATTATCCGACTTAGTGCTATTAGAGAAGTAATGGATCGAGGAAAACATGCTTTATTAGATATAACTCCAAATGCAGTAGATCGATTGAATTACGCGCAGTTTTATCCAatagttatttttttaaaagctGAAACGAAACAGATTATCAAGGAGATGCGAGCCGGAGTTCCTAAGCAAGTATCCATCAAATAAATATACGTTTGATATGTTTTCAGATATATAAATAGACAAGttcgaattttaatttcagATCGGCGCATAAAAGTAGCAAAAAGCTACTGGAGCAATGTCAAAAACTAGATAAAATTTGGGGCCATATCTTCAGCGCGGTGATTACGTTAACCACGCCGGAAGCGTGGTATCGAAAACTACGAGAACTAATCGATCGGCAACAACAAGGATTACTTTGGATGAGTCAAACTAAGGTGAGgaaattcaataatttattgacaTATTTTTATTGCTAAATCCAACAATAAAAAGCACGGCATGACCTTAAATAACTAATTAAAGTAATAAAAAATGAGTAaagtaattttcttttaaattactTATTTTAATACGTCTTgtttttatataaatagatggataaaaatattggaaatgtTTAAACTTAAATATCGTACGAATGATGAAAATCCTATTGCTGGGAGTAAATGGAATTATGttgatgaaattattttataataatttattatagccGTCATGTGGTCGACAAATGACGTGGGAACCATGTCATTCGTCCGGTGACCCTCGTGATTTACCTCCTCCTCCTGTACCCCCGATTTTGAAAGAAACTATATATCACGACGTAAACGAAAATGACACATATCACACGGACAAGTTATTTTCATTACCTTCTTATCCGTCTCTAACTTCTGATGTTGTCCGTGAGCAATTTTTCGGCTATATTTAAATCCGCTTTTCCTAGTTAGGTGTCTTGATTATCACTTTCCAAAATATTATACATGTTACTTTCCTGAACACTTAAAACCATAtaaatttcgaatttatttaaaattttcagatATGTAGAATCTCGATAACTGCAACCACAATAATAACAGAAAAAGAAGAAGTACAAATTATGTCCCATACATTAATTGCTTAGTATTTGTATATCTTCAATACGATTTT from Lasioglossum baleicum unplaced genomic scaffold, iyLasBale1 scaffold2842, whole genome shotgun sequence includes these protein-coding regions:
- the LOC143221631 gene encoding LOW QUALITY PROTEIN: tight junction protein ZO-3-like (The sequence of the model RefSeq protein was modified relative to this genomic sequence to represent the inferred CDS: inserted 10 bases in 9 codons; substituted 1 base at 1 genomic stop codon), with the translated sequence KKVIQEQECMCSQDGSSEVLRGKTVDSQDEVFQHSRMDRNDNNVGVGNSGNAPNSSTTHGILHNTSGGTDAQNGDRGWEVHHVTVTRVPGYGFGIAVSGGRDNXHFTNGDPAIAISDVLKAGXSEGKLQVNDRIIXANGISLEGADYGAAIRVLXDSGSTVLLVVKRRASSNTSGSVGNSTLQSHRLTLTRNNKKMSLPSLDFGIVLGCRLYVKEVTRENTGVKPGDVLTRIGSVATDNMSLKEAKKLMDQCKDRLSIVVTRDNSCCHVQQQAKSETGEYLSGXTSYSSQNLYVPXPTRQPIEDKSNLVPRGRARGPLMDVSLSQLDLPAXPTVDPPRPPPPRPEDYYSTRRQLYDEDLSRNKVPMPDPRFITFQKEGSVGVRLSGGNETGVFVTAVQAGXPASLQGLQPGIILISLQNKHNLLYRDIFNFKICNGKLXINDMDMKGVTREEAVLFLLSLQEQIDLIVQHRRQEYDQVVASGKGDSFHIKTHFHYEQPQKGEMSFRSGDVFHVVDTLHNGVVGSWQVFRIGRNNQEVQKGIIPNKARAEELATAQFNATKKEMSASESRGSFFRRRRSSHRRSKSLGRDHWDDVVFSDSVSKFPAYERVILRHPGFVRPVVLFGPVADLAREKLLKDFPDKFTSPQMENQLDDNVGKNTKSSGIIRLSAIREVMDRGKHALLDITPNAVDRLNYAQFYPIVIFLKAETKQIIKEMRAGVPKSAHKSSKKLLEQCQKLDKIWGHIFSAVITLTTPEAWYRKLRELIDRQQQGLLWMSQTKPEEALSDDFLXPMTSRLSYASSPESDLELSPAPALPGALGAPSRLKSSSDPSIATQDDIAAPPPYSTTYQQSFDQPKRRSQGGMGDGKYGFSLSGQISNQSGSPEYLGGSFEPRSSHHSPPDLPPRVDRNAKPSSQQQRNTIGRSAQERLLNKTDSVLDVANYINATPHKANATSSLERAQPKAGSYDSMSSYDSYNNTNGNANYGAPGLSTSTGRLGPNVPDDLKSSGAPTRPHDPYRFTRSTAQPIPNHDSQPRTDYAKYSRTTDYKSITLPQNKPGGSYKPIPPPKPKNYRPPQANLSQPENNGNETNNTHQHSKSYSIATSHVENTNNVQRNSGQYYYNIPPPNRHDSNLGNSHHNLNHLSTSAHNHSLSHTHAHCSPPMSTHSHSNSASQFSLGLSHNRNNVNHNGYVVNNGHNAPGQSFPTSPGHNREPSGLDLAGSREQRGSAFELYRKPVHHYNAR